Proteins encoded together in one Drosophila subpulchrella strain 33 F10 #4 breed RU33 unplaced genomic scaffold, RU_Dsub_v1.1 Primary Assembly Seq422, whole genome shotgun sequence window:
- the LOC119562340 gene encoding LOW QUALITY PROTEIN: fatty acid synthase-like (The sequence of the model RefSeq protein was modified relative to this genomic sequence to represent the inferred CDS: deleted 1 base in 1 codon): MVDDDERRWRHFNPEIPKRSGKIGELEKFDATFFGVHFKQAHTMDPQTRILIETAYEAVIDSGVNPKSLRGSKTGVYIGSCISESEKTWFYEKVSSGGFGITGCSRAMMANRISYCLGLEGPSFLLDTACSSSMYALDNAFSAIRNGEIDAAIIGGSNLLLHPFVTLQFARLGVLAPDGFCRPFDKNASGYTRSETINCLFLQRKKDAKRVYASVVYSKTNCDGYKPEGITYPSGIVQEKLLDQFYKDIDHKPSELGYLEAHSTGTVVGDPEECKAIDNVLCSQRKKPLLVGSVKSNVGHSEAASGICSLIKACFAFESGLIAPNINFTEVKQVILPLAEGRLIVVKDVTPLPNPFIGINSFGFGGANAHALLKGYPKSKTNFGLPQDEVPRLLTWAGRTEDAVEEIFNAVEKNPLDAEFIGLLQNIQEEDVSGMVFRGYAVFAKQGVEPCGALIRDIQHYTGLQRPIVWVYSGMGSQWYEMGTSLMIIPRFRESINNCHQTLLSKGLDLIHILTSNDPQIYENILHSFVGIAAVQIGLTDVLRSLNFQPDYIIGHSVGELGCAYADGGLTAQQMILAAYYRGRVSVDLEKIQGSMAAIGVGYTTILHMLPKSIETACHNGPDSCTISGPLDDVSQFVAELKAKGIFAKEVPCSNIAYHSKYIAHMGPPLLQYMKEIIPNPKTRTMKWLSTSVPKIDWDKDQAKFCSAEYHTNNLLNSVLFDETFSLLPKNALTIEVAPHGLLGAILKRSMPNGVHIPLTNRGNKNNALFFLSALGKIYQNGVLLPVANLYEKIQFPVSRSTPSISSLIRWDHSEDWFVTKYENMKTKSSGERVFPVNLASDNEEFMSGHIIDGKILVPATCYLQYVWETFSLMYHGPSYMDVPVEFEDIRFIRATSMPLNGKVDLTVMIHYGTGHFEITEAGNLVVSGIIRETESPTIPEVYNFQDKSEFPMIAKRDFYKELRLRGYHYNGAFQAVQMARSDGLFGKVEWNYNWVTFMDAMLQIQILGTDSRTLLLPTKIRKLKINGVHHFDLMTKMNPDNRVFNVYIDHMFDRIIAGGIELVGLHASPVQRRRPPGIPVLEEYRFLPLSPSPILSIKNAARVCVQIALENNPSLKMKLVELDTDGRKTVLAEFLEAIEDLPVITGDGILLTSQKLENIPGLHIENGTLSSQTNCNFVLMGRLEEEQLQDIIATAHRVLVNTGYLLLRQNSTANILALEQFRTIAIIPIDNNEETFVLMQKISQKLSANPVLVKVSQKDKNFDWIAVLQSAINSKAPVIVYSFNESLNGVIGLVNCLRKEPDGNMIRCFFIDDPSAPEFDLCHPFYSTQFSLGMALNIYRNGSWGSYRHLKLLKNESPMTRLDHIYGNVIQRGDLSTLQWLKGPFNSQNCQIKVAFSSLNFRDVMLATGRLAVELYGSSRIDQNCVLGFEYSGINVVTGRRIMSMVVKGGVASYIEKPSKLIWDIPDHWSLEEAATVPVVYITVYYAFFMISDIRKGKSILIHAGTGGIGLAAIRVALAYNLEVFTTCSTPQKKNFLLDTFPQLKESNIGNSRDTSFELMVQRETNGKGVDFVLNSLSEEKLLASIRCLGKSGRFLEIGKFDMANDNKIGLGSFLKEITFHAVLADSLLVAPDQDIWHLKALIDSDICNGIIQPLPVKVFPAHEIEQAFRHLIGGKHIGKVVIQVREKPDDLSTLPVRVLSQVYFKHNLTYVIPGGLGGFGMELADWMTLRGARKLVLSSSRGIKKDYQSFRIA, encoded by the exons ATGGTTGACGATGATGAACGCCGTTGGCGTCATTTTAATCCGGAAATACCAAAAAGATCTGGAAAAATTGGTGAGCTCGAAAAGTTTGACGCAACTTTTTTCGGAGTCCATTTTAAACAGGCCCACACAATGGATCCGCAAACACGAATTCTAATTGAGACGGCGTACGAAGCTGTAATAGACTCAGGAGTAAACCCGAAAAGTCTACGTGGATCAAAAACTGGAGTGTACATAGGCTCTTGTATATCTGAGTCCGAGAAAACATGGTTTTATGAAAAGGTTTCTTCCGGCGGGTTTGGAATCACTGGCTGTAGTAGGGCTATGATGGCTAACAGAATATCGTATTGTTTGGGACTAGAGGGTCCTTCGTTTTTACTAGATACAGCTTGTTCTAGTTCGATGTACGCTTTAGACAACGCATTCAGCGCTATTCGAAATGGAGAAATTGATGCTGCAATTATTGGTGGATCAAACTTACTACTTCATCCTTTTGTTACACTTCAGTTTGCACG actTGGCGTTTTAGCACCAGATGGCTTTTGTCGCCCCTTTGATAAAAATGCTAGTGGTTACACTAGATCAGAAACTATTAATTGCCTATTCTTACAAAGAAAAAAAGATGCTAAGCGAGTTTACGCAAGTGTGGTTTATTCGAAAACCAACTGTGATGGATACAAGCCAGAGGGAATAACTTATCCGTCGGGTATAGTACAGGAGAAATTGCTTGATCAGTTTTACAAGGATATTGATCACAAACCAAGTGAGTTGGGTTATTTGGAAGCTCACAGTACGGGAACGGTCGTCGGTGATCCAGAGGAGTGCAAAGCAATCGATAATGTTCTATGCAGCCAAAGGAAAAAGCCATTGCTTGTTGGTTCCGTGAAGTCAAATGTTGGTCATTCAGAAGCGGCTTCTGGAATCTGTTCCTTAATAAAAGCTTGTTTCGCCTTTGAATCTGGGTTAATTGCACCAAATATAAACTTTACGGAGGTTAAGCAAGTAATTTTACCCTTAGCTGAGGGAAGGTTGATTGTTGTAAAAGACGTAACTCCCCTACCAAACCCCTTTATTGGTATTAACTCATTTGGTTTTGGTGGAGCTAATGCACATGCACTTTTAAAGGGTTATCCTAAGTCCAAAACTAATTTTGGATTGCCACAAGACGAAGTTCCGCGGCTACTCACTTGGGCAGGAAGGACGGAGGATGCTGTTGAAGAGATTTTTAATGCTGTAGAGAAAAATCCCTTGGATGCTGAGTTTATTGGACTGCTTCAAAATATTCAAGAAGAAGATGTTTCTGGTATGGTATTCCGAGGGTATGCGGTATTCGCCAAACAAGGAGTTGAACCATGTGGAGCATTGATAAGAGATATTCAACATTACACTGGCCTTCAACGCCCGATCGTCTGGGTATATAGCGGAATGGGATCGCAATGGTATGAAATGGGGACATCACTTATGATAATTCCGCGATTCCGGGAATCAATTAACAATTGTCATCAGACGTTGCTGTCGAAAGGCCTTGATCTAATACATATATTAACATCCAATGATCCGCAAATTTACGAAAACATTTTGCATTCATTTGTGGGAATAGCAGCCGTGCAAATAGGACTAACAGATGTCTTGCGCTCTCTTAATTTTCAACCCGACTATATTATTGGACACTCTGTTGGTGAATTGGGCTGCGCATATGCGGATGGTGGGCTGACTGCTCAACAAATGATATTGGCCGCCTATTATCGTGGTAGAGTTAGTGTGGACCTAGAAAAAATTCAGGGTTCAATGGCAGCAATCGGCGTTGGATATACAACTATTCTACACATGCTGCCAAAATCAATTGAAACAGCGTGCCATAATGGCCCGGATTCTTGCACAATATCTGGACCATTGGATGATGTTTCCCAATTTGTAGCTGAGTTAAAAGCAAAGGGAATTTTCGCAAAGGAAGTTCCCTGTTCAAATATTGCATATCATTCTAAATATATTGCACACATG GGACCTCCATTATTGCAATATATGAAAGAAATTATCCCAAATCCTAAGACTCGAACTATGAAGTGGTTGAGTACTAGTGTTCCTAAAATTGATTGGGATAAGGATCAAGCCAAATTTTGCTCAGCAGAGTACCATACCAATAATTTACTAAATAGTGTACTTTTTGATGAAACGTTTTCATTGCTGCCAAAAAATGCATTGACTATTGAAGTGGCGCCCCATGGACTTTTAGGTGCTATTCTTAAACGGTCAATGCCCAACGGTGTTCATATTCCTCTAACAAACAGAGGTAACAAGAATAAtgcgttgttttttctatcGGCCCTGGGAAA GATATATCAAAATGGCGTTTTATTACCGGTTGCTAACTTATATGAAAAAATCCAGTTCCCTGTATCGCGTTCAACGCCCAGTATTAGCTCGCTTATTCGCTGGGATCATAGTGAAGACTGGTTCGTGACGAAATACGAAAATATGAAGACCAAATCTAGCGGAGAGCGTGTGTTTCCAGTAAATTTGGCGAGTGACAATGAAGAATTTATGAGTGGACATATAATTGACGGAAAAATTCTTGTACCAGCAACGTGTTATCTTCAGTATGTTTGGGAAACGTTCTCACTTATGTACCACGGGCCGAGTTATATGGATGTACCCGTTGAATTCGAAGACATACGTTTCATAAGAGCTACAAGTATGCCACTTAATGGAAAAGTAGACTTAACAGTTATGATTCACTATGGCACCGGCCATTTTGAG ATAACTGAAGCGGGTAACTTAGTTGTTAGTGGAATTATCCGTGAGACTGAAAGCCCCACTATTCCGGAAGTATACAATTTTCAAGATAAATCGGAGTTTCCGATGATTGCCAAAAGAGACTTTTACAAGGAGCTAAGATTACGTGGCTATCATTACAATGGCGCATTTCAAGCCGTTCAAATGGCTCGATCAGATGGTTTGTTCGGAAAAGTTGAATGGAATTATAATTGGGTAACCTTCATGGATGCTATgcttcaaattcaaattttggGGACTGATTCACGAACTCTTTTATTACCAACCAAAATCcggaaactaaaaataaatggcgTACATCATTTCGACTTAATGACAAAAATGAATCCTGACAATCGCGTTTTTAATGTGTATATAGATCACATGTTTGACCGTATTATAGCAGGAGGAATAGAGCTTGTCGGACTACATGCCAGTCCAGTGCAAAGGCGTAGACCTCCTGGTATTCCAGTCCTCGAAGAATATAGGTTTCTTCCACTTTCTCCGTCCCCAATTCTTTCCATTAAAAATGCTGCCCGTGTTTGCGTTCAAATCGCTCTTGAGAATAATCCTTCCCTAAAAATGAAGCTGGTCGAGTTAGACACGGATGGAAGAAAGACAGTGTTAGCTGAATTTTTAGAAGCAATTGAAGATTTACCTGTCATAACTGGAGACGGCATTCTATTGACATCTCAAAAACTAGAAAACATTCCAGGCCTTCATATTGAAAATGGAACGTTGTCTTCTCaaacaaattgtaattttGTCTTAATGGGAAGGCTTGAAGAAGAACAATTACAAGATATAATTGCAACTGCACATAGGGTGCTAGTCAATACTGGATATTTGTTGCTTAGACAAAATTCTACGGCGAATATTTTGGCATTGGAACAATTTAGAACGATTGCAATTATTCCGATTGATAACAACGAGGAAACATTTGTTTTAATGCAGAAAATATCACAAAAACTATCAGCTAACCCAGTTTTGGTTAAAGTATCTCAAAAGGATAAGAATTTTGATTGGATTGCAGTGTTACAATCAGCGATAAACTCAAAAGCCCCGGTTATTGTGTATTCATTTAATGAATCATTGAATGGAGTTATTGGATTGGTTAACTGTTTAAGAAAAGAGCCAGACGGTAATATGATAAGATGTTTTTTTATTGACGACCCAAGTGCTCCAGAGTTTGACTTGTGTCACCCTTTCTATTCCACTCAGTTTTCATTGGGAATGGCATTGAACATCTATCGTAAT GGTTCTTGGGGAAGCTATAGACATTtgaaattgttaaaaaatgaGAGTCCAATGACCAGATTAGATCATATTTATGGAAACGTCATTCAACGTGGAGACCTATCCACTTTACAATGGCTAAAAGGACCTTTTAATTCACAAAATTGCCAGATTAAAGTAGCGTTTTCTTCTCTAAATTTTCGAGATGTAATGCTTGCAACTGGTCGGTTAGCGGTTGAATTATATGGATCAAGTCGCATAGATCAAAACTGTGTTTTAGGTTTTGAGTATTCTGGCATAAATGTGGTAACAGGACGAAGAATAATGAGCATGGTTGTTAAAGGAGGTGTGGCTTCCTATATTGAAAAACCATCAAAACTTATTTGGGATATTCCTGATCACTGGTCATTAGAAGAGGCAGCTACAGTGCCTGTAGTATATATAACTGTCTATTATGCGTTTTTTATGATTAGCGACATACGAAAAGGAAAAAGCATTTTAATACATGCAGGTACTGGGGGCATTGGTCTAGCCGCTATTCGAGTGGCGTTGGCCTATAACTTGGAGGTTTTTACAACATGCAGTactccacaaaaaaaaaattttttattggatACCTTTCCGCAACTTAAag AGTCCAACATTGGAAATTCTCGAGATACATCATTTGAGCTTATGGTTCAGCGTGAGACAAATGGAAAAGGTGTGGATTTTGTGCTGAACTCTTTATCAGAAGAAAAGCTGCTTGCCTCAATACGTTGTCTTGGTAAGTCAGGAAGGTTTTTggaaatcggaaaatttgACATGGCAAACGACAACAAGATTGGATTAGGGTcctttttaaaagaaataactTTTCATGCTGTTCTTGCTGATAGCCTTCTAGTGGCACCTGATCAAGATATTTGG CATTTAAAAGCCCTTAT